One segment of Bradyrhizobium sp. CB2312 DNA contains the following:
- a CDS encoding vanadium-dependent haloperoxidase, with the protein MEYSSWTISRLSMIVMLLAASMTLARADVIMDWNAKADAIAAEKQIPPAPHSRALSMMHVAMFEAVNAIDHRYAPYKLSLSADRSTSREAAASVAAHDVLLSIYPDLKPDLDATLTNALAPITDGESKTAGIALGKEAAGQIIELRARDGSSAVETYRPLTTAGAYVPTVVPLFSTTGATTPWVMTSGSQFRPGPPPALDSEVWTKDVNEIREVGSRGSPTRTPEQTTIGRFWFFVGARTYNPIVRQAAMAKGMDLIDCARLFALTSMTGNDAIVAVFDAKYTYNFWRPITAIRNADLTANAATPRDASWLPLGDTPMHPEYPCAHCIVSAAISTVLQTVVGDFGEFSLTSPTAPGVTRKWSRLQDYSDEVANARIWAGFHYRFSTEVGKDMGRKIGALTVATQLRGVEAMAQPSR; encoded by the coding sequence ATGGAATACTCCTCGTGGACGATCTCCCGCCTATCGATGATCGTTATGCTGCTCGCCGCCTCGATGACGCTTGCGCGCGCTGACGTGATCATGGACTGGAACGCCAAAGCTGACGCGATCGCTGCCGAGAAGCAAATCCCTCCGGCGCCCCACAGCCGCGCGTTGTCCATGATGCACGTTGCGATGTTCGAGGCGGTCAATGCGATCGACCACCGCTACGCGCCGTACAAGCTCTCGCTGTCCGCGGACCGCTCGACCTCGCGCGAAGCGGCGGCGTCGGTTGCGGCTCACGACGTGCTGCTGTCGATCTATCCAGACCTCAAGCCGGACCTGGATGCAACGCTGACCAATGCTCTGGCGCCGATCACCGACGGCGAGTCCAAGACCGCCGGCATCGCGCTCGGCAAAGAGGCTGCGGGGCAGATTATCGAGCTTCGTGCCAGGGACGGCAGCAGCGCCGTGGAAACGTACCGGCCCCTGACCACGGCGGGCGCCTATGTCCCGACCGTGGTCCCGCTCTTCTCGACCACGGGCGCGACGACGCCTTGGGTCATGACATCGGGATCGCAGTTCCGCCCCGGACCACCGCCCGCGCTTGATTCCGAAGTCTGGACCAAGGACGTCAACGAAATCCGCGAGGTTGGCAGCCGAGGCAGCCCGACCCGGACGCCTGAGCAAACCACGATCGGCCGCTTCTGGTTCTTCGTCGGCGCCCGCACCTACAATCCCATCGTGAGGCAGGCTGCGATGGCCAAGGGCATGGATCTCATCGACTGCGCCCGCCTGTTCGCCTTGACGTCGATGACCGGCAACGACGCCATCGTTGCCGTGTTCGACGCGAAGTACACTTACAATTTCTGGCGACCGATCACGGCCATCCGCAATGCCGATCTGACGGCGAATGCTGCGACGCCCCGCGATGCATCCTGGCTGCCGCTCGGCGACACGCCGATGCATCCGGAATATCCCTGCGCGCACTGCATCGTCTCGGCCGCGATCTCGACCGTGCTGCAAACTGTCGTTGGAGATTTTGGCGAGTTCTCGCTGACCAGCCCCACCGCACCAGGCGTCACACGCAAATGGTCGCGGCTCCAGGACTATAGCGACGAAGTCGCTAATGCGCGCATCTGGGCCGGCTTCCACTACCGCTTCTCGACTGAAGTCGGCAAGGACATGGGCCGAAAGATCGGCGCGTTGACCGTCGCGACGCAGCTTCGCGGCGTGGAGGCAATGGCCCAGCCGAGCCGCTAG
- a CDS encoding M20 family metallopeptidase, translated as MSQAQITDWLTRQKQAMIDLLRDVVNIDSGSYDKAGVDAVGARFERHFAEHGIPCRREANATFGDAIHAEVAKPGSNEKPVLLMGHRDTVFGKGEAGRRPFTIKDGRAYGPGVADMKSGLVMNVFVATAFHKFGGSPHPIKVLITSDEEIGSPSSRPVIEREGRAARAVFNSEPGRPTGNVVTGRKGGIFMHMAITGKAAHSGANFAAGVSAIGELAQKIIHIHALTDLDKGITLNVGLVSGGQSVNTTAPYAEGQIDLRYVDPADRARIMRTIERIVATSYVPGTSATLTIKGEFVPVVQSADSKALFENYQAAARQVGLTTLQGEFSGGCADSGFTAAVGTPTICGLGPVGGLAHTPEEYLEIDSIVPRAQALALAILRG; from the coding sequence ATGTCTCAAGCTCAAATCACGGACTGGCTGACGCGGCAGAAGCAGGCCATGATCGACCTTCTGCGCGATGTCGTGAACATCGATTCCGGGTCCTATGACAAGGCAGGCGTCGATGCGGTCGGGGCGCGGTTCGAGCGGCACTTTGCCGAGCACGGCATTCCCTGCCGGCGCGAAGCCAACGCCACCTTCGGCGATGCGATCCATGCTGAGGTGGCAAAGCCCGGCAGCAACGAGAAGCCGGTGCTGTTGATGGGCCATCGCGACACCGTGTTCGGCAAGGGCGAGGCCGGGCGGCGTCCGTTCACGATCAAGGACGGCCGCGCCTATGGGCCCGGCGTCGCCGACATGAAGTCCGGCCTCGTCATGAACGTGTTCGTGGCGACCGCCTTCCACAAATTCGGCGGCTCGCCGCATCCGATCAAGGTGCTGATCACCTCGGACGAGGAGATCGGCTCGCCCTCCTCTCGCCCCGTGATCGAGCGCGAGGGACGCGCGGCGCGTGCCGTGTTCAATTCCGAGCCGGGCCGGCCCACAGGCAACGTCGTGACGGGGCGCAAGGGCGGCATCTTCATGCACATGGCCATCACCGGCAAGGCCGCGCATTCCGGCGCCAATTTTGCCGCCGGCGTCAGCGCCATCGGCGAGCTCGCGCAGAAGATCATTCACATCCATGCGCTGACCGATCTCGACAAGGGCATCACGCTCAATGTCGGCCTGGTCTCCGGTGGACAGTCGGTCAACACCACGGCGCCTTATGCCGAGGGGCAGATCGACCTGCGCTATGTCGACCCCGCAGATCGCGCGCGGATCATGCGCACCATCGAGAGGATCGTCGCGACGTCTTACGTGCCGGGCACCAGCGCGACGCTGACGATCAAGGGCGAGTTCGTGCCCGTGGTGCAGAGCGCGGACTCGAAGGCACTGTTCGAGAACTATCAGGCCGCGGCAAGGCAGGTCGGCCTCACGACGCTGCAGGGCGAGTTCTCCGGCGGCTGCGCCGATTCCGGCTTTACCGCGGCGGTGGGCACGCCGACCATCTGCGGCCTTGGCCCGGTCGGCGGCCTCGCGCACACGCCGGAGGAATATCTGGAGATCGACAGCATCGTGCCGCGCGCACAGGCGCTGGCGCTGGCGATTTTGCGGGGATGA
- a CDS encoding flavin reductase family protein encodes MNVVPRDLMTEIPVSPADFRGAMRHLTGGVSIITAGRGKDITGMTVTSVTSLSVEPPTLLVSINRDASSFPLIKRHGAFGVSILNADQLDVAERFAGKGGLKGADRFAGSHWVTAVSGVPLLVGALSVFDCEVEEILERHSHGIVIGRVRDVRNSTRNAALAYWHGQYVAVDQDEDAARLADVSVPARSRRGI; translated from the coding sequence ATGAATGTAGTGCCCCGCGACCTCATGACCGAAATCCCCGTCTCGCCCGCCGATTTCCGCGGCGCCATGCGCCACCTCACCGGCGGCGTCAGCATCATCACCGCCGGGCGGGGCAAGGACATCACCGGCATGACGGTTACATCCGTAACCTCGCTGTCGGTCGAGCCGCCGACGCTGCTGGTCAGCATCAACCGCGATGCCTCTTCCTTCCCGCTGATCAAGCGCCACGGCGCCTTCGGCGTGAGCATCCTCAATGCCGACCAGCTCGACGTCGCCGAGCGCTTTGCCGGCAAGGGCGGGCTGAAGGGCGCCGATCGCTTCGCCGGCAGCCACTGGGTGACGGCGGTTTCCGGCGTTCCGCTGCTGGTCGGCGCCTTGTCGGTGTTCGACTGCGAGGTCGAGGAGATCCTCGAGCGTCATTCGCACGGCATCGTCATCGGTCGTGTCAGGGACGTCAGGAACTCGACCCGCAACGCTGCGCTGGCCTATTGGCACGGGCAGTATGTGGCGGTCGACCAGGACGAGGACGCGGCGAGGCTCGCCGATGTCAGCGTGCCCGCGCGCAGCCGGCGCGGCATTTGA
- a CDS encoding ATP-binding cassette domain-containing protein: MQTALRTSLPETELANRASFAPTARVVREERQEERRVQTSGLPLSIRGLRKSFGDNEVLRGIDLHIPAGQFVAIVGKSGCGKSTLLRLIAGLEKIDAGSVSFGQDVQAEDIRVMFQEPRLLPWARVLANVEVGLGRDRASKDAHARAEKALSEVGLADKRDQWPSVLSGGQKQRVALARALVSRPRVLALDEPLGALDALTRISMQRLLERVWRDQGFTAILVTHDVSEAVALADRVLVIEEGRIAHDVTVNAARPRERGSAELAGLEGSILSHLLSADDRT; this comes from the coding sequence ATGCAGACAGCGCTTCGTACCTCCCTTCCCGAGACCGAGCTCGCCAACCGCGCCAGTTTCGCGCCAACGGCGCGCGTCGTGCGCGAGGAGCGGCAAGAAGAACGCCGAGTGCAGACCAGCGGCCTGCCGCTCAGCATCCGCGGCTTGCGCAAATCCTTCGGCGACAACGAGGTGCTGCGCGGCATCGACCTGCACATCCCGGCCGGGCAGTTCGTCGCAATCGTCGGCAAGAGCGGCTGCGGCAAGAGCACGCTGCTGCGTCTCATCGCCGGCCTTGAAAAGATCGATGCCGGCAGCGTCAGCTTCGGCCAGGACGTTCAGGCCGAAGACATCCGCGTGATGTTCCAGGAGCCGCGGCTGTTGCCCTGGGCGCGCGTGCTCGCCAATGTCGAGGTCGGCCTCGGCCGCGATCGTGCATCGAAGGATGCGCATGCGCGCGCCGAGAAAGCCCTGAGCGAGGTCGGTCTTGCCGACAAGCGCGACCAGTGGCCGTCGGTGCTGTCGGGCGGCCAGAAGCAGCGCGTCGCGCTCGCTCGCGCGCTGGTGTCGCGCCCGCGCGTGCTCGCCCTCGACGAGCCGCTCGGTGCGCTGGATGCGCTGACCCGCATCTCGATGCAGCGCCTCCTGGAGCGGGTCTGGCGCGACCAGGGCTTTACCGCGATCCTGGTCACCCACGACGTCTCTGAAGCCGTCGCGTTGGCCGACCGGGTGCTGGTGATCGAGGAGGGCCGCATCGCCCATGACGTCACGGTTAACGCCGCCCGGCCGCGGGAGCGCGGCTCGGCCGAGCTTGCCGGCCTCGAAGGCTCGATCCTGAGCCACCTGTTGTCGGCGGACGATCGTACCTAA
- the ssuC gene encoding aliphatic sulfonate ABC transporter permease SsuC — protein sequence MSLIDSASLPRGFRLPRVDGLVQWIVPLAIIAIWQVASITGFVPTRVLPAPSDVVLAGWKLLLSGELGRNIWVSFWRASIGFLIGGGIGFAFGLANGLSQLSAKLTDTTLQMVRNVPHLALIPLVILWFGIDESAKLFLVALGVFFPIYLNTLHGIRTVDPQLIEMGRIYGMTDGELFRRVIFPGALPSIFVGIRFALGIMWLTLIVAETIAASSGLGYMAMQAREFMLIDVVVLSILIYALLGKLADSASRVLERLTLSWHPAFQKR from the coding sequence ATGAGCCTGATCGACAGCGCTTCACTTCCGCGGGGCTTCCGCCTGCCGCGCGTCGATGGCTTGGTCCAATGGATCGTGCCGCTCGCCATCATCGCGATCTGGCAGGTCGCGAGCATCACCGGCTTCGTGCCGACGCGCGTGCTGCCGGCGCCGAGCGACGTCGTGCTCGCCGGCTGGAAGCTGCTGCTCTCCGGCGAGCTCGGCCGGAACATCTGGGTCTCGTTCTGGCGCGCCTCGATCGGCTTTTTGATCGGCGGCGGCATCGGCTTCGCGTTCGGTCTCGCCAACGGCCTGTCGCAGCTCTCGGCAAAGCTCACCGACACCACGCTGCAGATGGTGCGCAACGTGCCGCATCTGGCGCTGATCCCGCTGGTCATCCTCTGGTTCGGCATCGACGAGAGCGCCAAGCTGTTCCTTGTGGCGCTGGGCGTCTTCTTCCCGATCTATCTCAACACGCTGCACGGCATCCGCACCGTCGATCCGCAGCTGATCGAGATGGGCCGCATCTACGGCATGACCGACGGCGAATTGTTCCGCCGCGTGATCTTCCCAGGCGCGCTGCCCTCGATCTTCGTCGGCATCCGCTTCGCCCTCGGCATCATGTGGCTGACGCTGATCGTCGCCGAGACCATCGCGGCGTCGTCAGGTCTCGGCTACATGGCGATGCAGGCGCGCGAGTTCATGCTGATCGACGTCGTCGTGCTCTCGATCCTGATCTACGCGCTGCTCGGCAAGCTCGCCGACAGCGCCTCCCGCGTGCTGGAGCGCCTCACGCTCTCCTGGCACCCCGCCTTCCAGAAACGTTGA
- the ssuD gene encoding FMNH2-dependent alkanesulfonate monooxygenase, whose translation MSNANILWFLPTHGDGRYLGTGIGGREVNFNYLRQVAQAADQLGYYGVLLPTGRSCEDSWIVASSVAPFTERLRYLVAVRPGLQSPSVAARMTATLDRISNGRLLVNVVTGGDPVENKGDGIFLAHDERYEVTREFLGVYSDLLAGKSVNVEGKHIRIEDGKLLFPPVQSPRPPLYFGGSSDAGIDVAVDTVDKYLTWGEPPALVAEKIAKVREVASARGRKLSFGIRLHVIVRETNEEAWRAADELIKHVSDDTIARAQTNFARMDSVGQQRMAQLHGGKRDKLEIAPNLWAGVGLVRGGAGTALVGDAKTVAARIKEYQDLGIDTFIMSGYPHLEEAYRFAELVFPLLSLEQPSNVTKLHFNGGPFGETVGSDFRPQHRVSQS comes from the coding sequence ATGAGCAACGCCAACATCCTCTGGTTCCTGCCGACCCACGGTGACGGCCGCTATCTCGGCACCGGCATCGGCGGTCGCGAGGTCAACTTCAACTATCTTCGTCAGGTCGCACAGGCCGCCGACCAACTCGGCTATTACGGCGTGCTGCTGCCGACGGGGCGCTCGTGCGAGGATTCCTGGATCGTCGCCTCGAGCGTTGCGCCGTTCACCGAGCGGCTGCGCTATCTCGTCGCCGTTCGCCCCGGTCTGCAATCGCCGAGTGTGGCCGCGCGCATGACCGCGACGCTCGATCGCATCAGCAATGGACGTCTTCTCGTCAACGTCGTTACCGGGGGCGATCCCGTCGAGAACAAGGGCGACGGCATCTTCCTCGCTCATGACGAGCGCTATGAGGTCACCCGCGAGTTCCTGGGCGTCTATAGCGACCTGCTCGCCGGAAAGTCTGTCAATGTCGAGGGCAAGCACATCCGCATCGAGGACGGCAAGCTGCTGTTTCCCCCGGTGCAGTCGCCGCGCCCGCCGCTGTATTTCGGCGGCTCATCGGATGCCGGCATCGACGTCGCCGTCGATACCGTCGACAAATATCTCACCTGGGGCGAGCCGCCGGCGCTCGTCGCCGAGAAGATCGCGAAGGTGCGGGAGGTCGCGAGCGCACGCGGCCGAAAACTCTCCTTCGGTATCCGGCTTCACGTGATTGTTCGCGAGACCAATGAAGAAGCCTGGCGCGCCGCCGACGAGCTGATCAAGCATGTCAGCGACGACACCATCGCGCGGGCGCAGACAAACTTCGCCCGCATGGACTCGGTCGGCCAGCAGCGCATGGCGCAGCTCCACGGCGGCAAGCGCGACAAGCTCGAGATCGCCCCGAACCTGTGGGCCGGTGTCGGCCTGGTGCGCGGCGGCGCCGGCACGGCGCTGGTCGGCGATGCCAAGACTGTCGCGGCCCGCATCAAGGAGTATCAGGATCTCGGCATCGATACTTTCATCATGTCGGGCTACCCACACCTCGAGGAAGCCTATCGCTTCGCCGAGCTGGTGTTCCCATTACTGTCGTTGGAGCAGCCCTCCAACGTGACGAAGCTTCATTTCAATGGCGGTCCCTTCGGCGAAACGGTCGGCAGCGACTTCCGTCCGCAGCACAGGGTGTCGCAGTCATGA
- a CDS encoding sulfonate ABC transporter substrate-binding protein, protein MQRRDFLKLSVGTAAAAAFASPAIAQGAVKEIRIGYQKNGVLVITRQQGALEKHFSPQGIEVKWVEFSSGPPMMEAMNVGSVDYGAVGDSPPVFAQAAGAAIVYAAGQPITNGQGILVPKDSPIRTIAELKGKRVGFTKGSSAHNIVVQTLEKAGLTYADITPVYLTPPDAGPAFANGSIEAWAIWDPYFAIGETKQNGRILINAREVTKTNSFYIANRDFAKNHGAILQQIVDVTTATAKWAEQHRDEVAKSLAAVTGIPLDIQTIAANRSSFVVGPVTDDIVATQQGVADRFHKLGLIPRPIVIRDIVWRNPAV, encoded by the coding sequence ATGCAGCGTCGTGACTTTCTCAAGCTCTCCGTCGGAACGGCCGCCGCCGCTGCCTTCGCATCGCCTGCAATCGCGCAAGGCGCGGTGAAGGAAATTCGTATCGGCTATCAGAAGAACGGCGTGCTGGTCATCACGCGCCAGCAGGGCGCGCTGGAAAAACATTTCTCCCCGCAAGGCATCGAGGTGAAGTGGGTCGAGTTCTCCTCGGGCCCGCCGATGATGGAGGCGATGAATGTCGGCAGCGTCGATTACGGTGCGGTCGGCGATTCCCCGCCGGTGTTCGCGCAGGCCGCGGGCGCGGCGATCGTCTATGCCGCCGGACAGCCGATCACCAACGGCCAGGGCATCCTGGTGCCCAAGGATTCGCCGATCCGTACGATCGCCGAGTTGAAAGGCAAGCGCGTCGGCTTCACCAAGGGGTCCAGCGCCCACAACATCGTGGTGCAGACGCTGGAGAAGGCGGGCCTCACCTATGCCGACATCACCCCGGTCTACCTGACGCCGCCGGACGCCGGCCCCGCCTTCGCCAACGGCAGCATCGAGGCCTGGGCGATCTGGGATCCGTATTTCGCGATCGGCGAGACCAAGCAGAACGGCCGCATCCTGATCAATGCGCGCGAGGTCACCAAGACCAATTCCTTCTATATCGCCAACCGCGACTTCGCGAAAAACCATGGCGCGATCCTGCAACAGATCGTCGACGTGACCACCGCGACCGCCAAATGGGCCGAGCAGCACCGCGACGAGGTCGCCAAATCGCTCGCTGCGGTCACCGGCATTCCCCTCGATATCCAGACCATCGCGGCCAACCGCTCGTCCTTCGTGGTCGGCCCCGTCACCGACGACATCGTCGCGACCCAGCAGGGCGTCGCCGACCGCTTCCACAAGCTCGGCCTGATCCCGAGGCCAATCGTCATCCGCGACATCGTCTGGCGCAATCCGGCAGTGTGA
- a CDS encoding fumarylacetoacetate hydrolase family protein has translation MQQFARVLTDKGVVPVILKGDEHLDLRPAIPDITPDIIAAGALANIDTARLSPVSGKFSYLVPIEGIRQVAATGFNYRKHIAEFHMKPPTEPEVFLKATSSLAGPSDPISCGPNQGVKLDWETELAIVIGRETKDVTAAQAASHIFGYLCLNDVSDRSTQVDAEGQQHLVRAKSRPTYCPIGPYLTTGVDGMNLEMWTKLNGKVEQQGNTSDMLFDVYEMVAYFSTHMLLLPGDLIATGTPPGVGFGKNRYMAVGDVLECGIANLGAQRHEIMP, from the coding sequence ATGCAGCAATTCGCGCGCGTACTTACGGACAAAGGTGTCGTTCCGGTCATCCTGAAAGGCGATGAACACCTCGATCTGCGTCCGGCCATACCGGACATTACGCCTGATATCATCGCCGCCGGTGCCCTGGCCAACATCGACACTGCGCGTCTATCTCCGGTCTCCGGCAAGTTCTCCTATCTCGTTCCGATTGAAGGCATTCGCCAGGTTGCAGCGACCGGCTTCAACTACAGGAAGCACATCGCGGAATTTCACATGAAGCCGCCTACCGAACCCGAGGTGTTCCTGAAGGCAACGTCCTCGCTCGCCGGACCGTCGGACCCGATCTCCTGCGGCCCCAATCAGGGGGTGAAGCTCGATTGGGAGACTGAACTTGCGATCGTCATCGGCCGGGAGACGAAGGATGTCACTGCCGCCCAGGCCGCCAGTCACATCTTCGGATATCTGTGCCTGAACGACGTCTCCGATCGATCGACGCAGGTGGATGCGGAGGGACAGCAACACCTGGTGCGTGCCAAATCGCGCCCGACCTACTGCCCCATCGGCCCGTATCTGACCACTGGCGTGGATGGAATGAACCTGGAGATGTGGACCAAGCTGAACGGCAAGGTTGAGCAGCAGGGCAATACCAGCGACATGCTATTCGACGTCTACGAGATGGTGGCCTATTTCTCCACGCACATGCTGCTGCTGCCAGGGGACCTCATCGCGACGGGGACGCCGCCCGGCGTCGGTTTCGGCAAGAACCGCTACATGGCAGTCGGGGACGTGCTCGAATGCGGCATCGCGAATCTCGGAGCGCAGCGTCACGAGATCATGCCGTAG
- a CDS encoding AraC family transcriptional regulator: MSDSDGQQRAAPPPPAGPPVAMFSAPGHRDTVWSDVKGSVLQSRQIRWAGGIAAAHRIGKVTGAAEIRTRSLALQFSWNSGYVEADAESGKELRAYKNRPRYGLILPPETAVEFRIKEKSNYRFLAIEFEPEYLLCTVELQHRHDVEFVEAWDYNHPLTWELAQIISAECESEARQGLFYAETAVTLLALHVFRSFSNHPDAVAFVRRGGLAPNALRRACEYMVSRLADDLSLSEVASACNLSTSHFSIAFKQSMGIAPHAWLRRQRIDKAKVLLRHREMSLASIAKLVGFANQSAFGVAFKKETGLSPMAWRRMHWL, encoded by the coding sequence ATGTCAGATTCGGATGGGCAACAGCGCGCCGCGCCACCGCCGCCAGCAGGACCTCCCGTCGCCATGTTCAGTGCGCCCGGACACCGCGATACCGTCTGGTCCGATGTCAAGGGAAGCGTGCTTCAATCGCGGCAGATCAGGTGGGCCGGCGGGATCGCCGCCGCGCACCGCATCGGCAAAGTCACTGGCGCCGCTGAAATTCGCACGCGATCGCTCGCGCTGCAATTTTCGTGGAACTCCGGCTATGTCGAGGCGGATGCTGAATCAGGCAAAGAGCTTCGTGCCTACAAGAACAGGCCTCGATACGGCCTGATCCTGCCGCCCGAGACAGCCGTGGAATTCCGGATCAAGGAGAAGTCGAATTATCGTTTCCTGGCGATCGAGTTTGAGCCGGAATACCTGCTCTGCACCGTCGAGCTCCAGCACCGCCACGACGTCGAGTTCGTGGAAGCGTGGGACTATAACCACCCTCTGACCTGGGAGCTTGCGCAGATCATCTCCGCGGAATGCGAAAGCGAGGCGCGGCAAGGCCTGTTCTATGCCGAGACTGCCGTCACACTGCTCGCCTTGCATGTCTTCCGAAGTTTTTCCAACCATCCGGACGCGGTCGCCTTCGTGCGTCGAGGCGGACTTGCGCCGAATGCGTTGCGCCGCGCCTGCGAATACATGGTTAGCCGTCTGGCCGATGACCTGTCGCTGTCCGAGGTCGCGAGCGCGTGCAATCTGTCGACGTCGCATTTCTCGATCGCCTTCAAGCAGTCGATGGGGATCGCACCACACGCATGGTTGCGCCGCCAGCGCATCGACAAGGCCAAGGTTCTGCTCCGTCACCGCGAGATGAGTCTCGCGTCGATCGCGAAGCTTGTCGGTTTTGCAAATCAAAGCGCATTCGGGGTCGCCTTCAAGAAGGAGACGGGCCTCAGCCCGATGGCGTGGCGGCGGATGCATTGGCTGTGA
- a CDS encoding cytochrome P450, with translation MSTAPRIDIDPAAFWSYPYPMLAKMRKEAPIAFVPQLGSTLLTSRDDISISEKQIDVFSSHQPAGLMNRLMGHNMMRKDGEAHQVERRAMFPTISPKTVKAHWTALFQAHADRIIDAIAPGRIDFMRDFALPFSGECLKSITGLTNIGFADMDAWSQGMIEGIANYAGDPAVEARCHAATSGIDAAIDDILPVMRKHPDQSILGVLLASGMAMESVRANVKLAISGGQNEPRKAIAGTVWALLTHPEQLDLVLRGEVSWLQAFEEYARWISPIGMSPRRIAKPWSIRDVAFELDERVFLMFGSANRDETHFERADQFDLRRDTSKSVAFGAGPHFCAGAFASRAMIADVALPTLFARAARIEIADDEPVRIGGWAFRGLQNLPVRWLH, from the coding sequence TTGAGCACCGCGCCGCGCATCGACATCGACCCGGCTGCGTTCTGGTCCTATCCGTATCCGATGCTCGCCAAAATGCGCAAGGAGGCGCCGATCGCCTTCGTGCCGCAGCTCGGCTCGACGCTGCTGACGAGCCGCGACGACATCTCGATCTCCGAGAAGCAGATCGACGTGTTCTCCTCGCACCAGCCCGCGGGCCTGATGAACCGCCTGATGGGCCACAACATGATGCGCAAGGACGGCGAGGCGCACCAGGTCGAGCGGCGCGCGATGTTTCCGACGATCTCGCCGAAGACGGTGAAGGCGCACTGGACCGCGCTGTTCCAGGCCCATGCCGACCGCATCATCGATGCGATCGCGCCGGGGCGGATCGACTTCATGCGCGACTTCGCGCTGCCGTTCTCCGGCGAATGCCTGAAGTCGATCACCGGCCTCACCAATATCGGCTTTGCCGACATGGATGCATGGTCGCAAGGCATGATCGAAGGCATCGCCAACTATGCCGGCGATCCCGCGGTCGAGGCGCGCTGCCATGCGGCGACATCGGGCATCGATGCTGCGATCGACGACATCCTGCCGGTGATGCGCAAGCATCCCGACCAGAGCATTCTTGGCGTGCTCCTCGCCTCCGGCATGGCGATGGAGAGCGTGCGCGCAAATGTAAAACTCGCGATCTCGGGCGGCCAGAACGAGCCGCGCAAGGCCATCGCCGGTACCGTGTGGGCGCTCTTGACCCATCCCGAGCAGCTCGATCTGGTCCTGCGCGGTGAAGTGTCCTGGCTCCAGGCCTTCGAGGAATATGCCCGCTGGATCTCGCCGATCGGCATGTCGCCGCGGCGCATCGCAAAGCCCTGGAGCATCCGCGACGTCGCGTTCGAGCTGGACGAGCGCGTGTTCCTGATGTTCGGCTCCGCCAATCGCGACGAGACGCATTTTGAGCGCGCCGACCAGTTCGACCTGCGGCGCGACACGTCCAAGAGCGTCGCCTTCGGCGCCGGCCCCCATTTCTGCGCCGGCGCCTTCGCCTCGCGCGCCATGATCGCCGATGTCGCGCTGCCGACATTGTTCGCGCGCGCGGCGCGGATCGAGATCGCCGACGACGAGCCGGTGCGGATCGGCGGCTGGGCCTTCCGGGGCTTGCAGAATTTGCCGGTGAGGTGGTTACATTAG